ACCTATTTTTGATACTGCGAATAAGTTTATTGGGGTGCGTGATGAAAAGTTTAATTATGTTTCATTTGGTGGCGGAGCTGATTACAGACTTGGGAAGATGCGGGTTTGGGGTAATCTTGCACCAAGTTTTGGGGATTTGAGGCGACTTTATATTTATTTCGGTGGATCTTATGAGGTTGCCCGAAATCAAAGTTTAAATTTCAATTGTAATTTGCTTTTCTATAACTATGTTGATGTGGTTGCGTATTTAACATACAGGATAAGTTTTTGAGAGATGGATAAGAAAGTTAAATATGAAGTTTTAAAAATTTCTCTGCTTGTTGCGTTTTTGAGCGCTATAATTTCTTTTATCACAGCTGAATATATTTCCACTTTAAAGGGGGTTGAGTTGAGGACGATAGATTTACGTTTTAATTACAGAGGAAGTGTTTTTAATTTTGCGGATTCCTCAGATATTGTAATTGTTGCGATTGACGAGTCTTCGCTTGATCGGGCTCCTCATAGGTGGCCATGGCCGAGAAGTTATTATGCTAAATTGTTAAGAAATTTAAAGAAAGCTGGGGCTAAGATTGTAGCTTTTGATATCAATTTTGATTCTCCCGATAGAAATCCCGAGAACGACGCTGAATTTAGAAGGGCGGTTGAAGAAGTTGGGAATGTAGTTCTTGCAGGTCGTGAGGCAAAAGGGGCAGCTTTAAAAGGTAAAATTATTGAAGCGAAAAATTTTCTGAGGAACATCTTCATTGGGACAATGGGTTCGTATCCGGGGATAGTTGAGGTTTTACGCGATTATGATGGCGTTTGCCGAAGATATGTGCCCGTTTTTTCCGCAGGTGATACAGTTTTCCCAAGCTTTGGACTTGCGATTTTGCTTTTATATTATGGATTGACAATTGATTCAGTTTATGATTTACCACCAAGGCATCCTTTTGAGAATGGTTTTTTTAAAATTGGTAATTTGAAAATTCCCAAGTTTGATGATAAAACTTGGCTTATAAATTTTGCTGGACCAGCGGGGACTTTCAAATATATAAGTTTAATTGATGTACTTGATGATGAAGATTTTAAAACGAAGGATGAGCTTATATATGGCGATATAAACACATTTGATAACCCCGAATTTGGGCTTCTTCACGATAAGGTTTTCAAAGATAAAATTGTTATAGTTGGCAGTGCAATTCCAGAATTTAAAGGGGAGCTTGGTGATCTTTTACCAAGCCCGTTTGTTAAGGATGAGAGCAATCTTATGTATGGGGTTGAGATTCACGCAAACGCTGTTGCAACTATTCTTGAGCAAAAATTCATCGTTAAAATTTCTGGTTTTGCTTCATTTTTGATAATTTTTATGATTTCTTTGTTAAGTTTTGCGCTCGCTGTTGGGGTAAGACATTTAAAAATTCGCCCAGAATTTTTAACTGAAATCTTTGGGGTTTTAAGTTTAATTTTACTTTTTGTTTTGTGGAGTTTTGTTGTCATCATTTCTTTCAATAATAATTTCCTTCTCCCTGTGGTGTCACCAGTTCTTGGTGGCACTATTGCTTATATTGGTTCAATAGTTTATCAGTATTTAACCGAGAGAAAACAAAAAAAGCTCATAAAGACGATATTTGGCTATTATGTTCATCCTTCCGTCGTTAATCAACTTGTTTCAAATCCTGAACTTGTTCGTCTTGGTGGTGAGAAAAGGGAGATGACGGTTTTATTTTCAGATTTATGGAACTTCACAACTATAAGTGAAGCGTATCCACCAGAGTTTATTTTCAATCTTTTGAATGAATATTTTGATTCAATGACAAAAGTGGTATTCAAATACGGGGGGACGCTTGATAAATATATTGGTGATGCGATTGTTGCTTTTTGGGGTGCTCCAATTTATTATGAGGATCACGCTTTACGGGCATGTCTTTGTGCATTAAAAATGCAATTTGAACTTGAAAAATTGCGGATAAGATGGGAAAAAGAGGGGAAACCATTGCTTCATATGAGAATCGGAATTAACACTGGTGAAATGATCGTCGGAAACATTGGTGGTTACGGTAGATTTAATTATACAGTCATAGGGGATAGTGTAAACCTTGGTGCACGACTTGAGGCGATAAATAAAGAGTTCGGAACAAGCATAATCATAAGTGAATATACCTACGAAAAAGTTAAAGGTTTTTTCAAAGTAAGAGAGATAGGTGAAATAACAGTGAAGGGGAAAACAAAACCCGTAAAAATTTACGAACTTCTTGATGTTCTGCTCTCGGAGAAGAAACTTATCAAGGTTATGGAGTGAAGTTTTTGTTTTTTAGTCTGGTATAAATTATATAAATTCCATCAAGGACAAGCGACGGTTCATAAAAATCAATTACATTTGTTCGCTCAATTATTGTTTTTGCAAGCCCACCCGTTGCGATAACCTTTGAATGCTGACCTATGATATTTTTAATTCTTTTTATCATTCCTTCCATTGCGTCAATAGCTCCATACATTATCCCAGATTGCATACTTGCGACAGTGTTTTTCCCTATCACATCTCTTGGGAAATGAAGCTCAATCTTGGGTAATTTCGCAGCTCTTCTGTGAAGTTCAGCAGCGCTTGTTTCAATCCCTGGGGCTATAACTCCACCAAGATATTCACCATTTTCGGATACTACATCATAAGTTGTTGCTGTTCCAAAATCAACAACTATAATAGGTCCCCCATATTTTGTATAACCGGCAACGGCGTTGCACAGCCTGTCAGCACCTACAGCGCTTGGGTCATCATATAAAATTTTTATCCCGAGATCAATCTCAGCTGAAACGATAATCGGATCAATTTTGAAATGCTTTTGGCTCATCCAGACGAAAATATCTGTAAGATTCGGAACAACAGATGAAATCCCAACCCCACTTATACTTTTTATATCTATATTCACATCGTTGCAAAAAAATTTGACGAGAAACCAAGCTTCATCTTCTGTTCTCGTTATTAAACTTGAAACTCTCCAATCGTGAAGCAATTTCCCATTTTTGTAAATTCCGAAAACAGTGTGTGTGTTTCCAATGTCAATTGCCAGAAACATTTTCCGTTTGAGATTTTGTTTGAATTTCATTTATGAAAGAAATGATATGTTCCTTAATCTCATCTCTAACTTTTCTGAAAACTTTCATTTTTTCTTCTATTGTTCCAGTTGCTTCGGCTGGATCTTCAAAACTCCAGTGAATCCTTTTTGTCTCCCCAGGGAAAGTAGGACATGATTCCTTGGCTTTGTCACAAACTGTTATTACATAGTCAAAACTTTGTCCGAGAAACTCAGTTACGCTTTTTGATCTGTGATTTGAGATATCAATTCCAATTTCTTTCATTGCTTCAATTGCGAGAGGGTGGACAAATGATGGGTGAGTCCCTGCAGAGAAAACTTCAAATTTATTATCTCCCAAATGTCTTAACAATCCCTCTGCCATTTGGCTTCTACAGGAATTTCCAGTGCAAAGGAAGAGAACTCTTATCATTTTCTAAATTTTTTTATTTGAAATGAAAAATAAAAAGGGAGACTTGCGTCTCCCTTTTAGAAAGATCACACTGGCAAGAGATATTTTTCAAGTTTTGCGAGAAGATTTTTCTTAGGCATCGCTCCGACTATTTGTTCAATGACCCGACCATTTTGAAAAAGCAAAAGAGTTGGGATGCTCATTATTCCGTATTTCATCGCCGTTTTTGGATTATAATCAACATTTAATTTCCCAACTTTTAATCTGTCAGCGTATTCATTTGCAATTTCTTCAATTATTGGAGCGATCATCCTACATGGAGCACACCACTCAGCCCAAAAATCTACAAGCACAAGCTTATCTGATTTAAGAACTTCATCCTCAAAGTTCAAATCAGTTAATTCAATTATGTTTTTTGACATTTTTATCCCTTGATTTATTTTGGAATTAGTTTGATATTTTTCTCTCCGAACAATTCTTTTAAACTGTTAATCAAATCAGTTGATGGTTTGACAAGGTTATAAGGAATTTCAAACTTTTGAACAAAAGTTCCGCTATTTACAACATCAATCTCAATTATGCAGTTTCCCTCTTCACACTTTCTGAGAAGTTCGGATAATTTTTCTACCTTTTCTGGGGTTTCATTTTTATCTACTGTAATGATGACTTTGTGTATAAATCTTTCCTTTGCCTCTTCAAGGGGACAAACTTCTTTGACAGTGATTCGCAAGGAATTCCCTTGCTTTTTTGCTTCACCCGTGACTAAAACGAGCGCTTCAACATAAAGATGCCTTGAATAATTTTTATAAACATCGCTGAAAGCAACACATTCTGCTTTTCCGGTGAAATCTTCAAGTTCAAAAATTAACATTTGATTTTTATTCTTATCAAGTTTTGTTTCCATGTCAGTTATAACGCCACATACGCGGACGATCTCTCCGTCATGGACCGAATCTGGGTCTCCAAGTTTTGCAGTTGAAAAAGTTTGAACCTCGTCAAAGTATCTCATTAGCGGATGTCCTGAAACATAGAAACCGAGGACATTCCTTTCATATGAGAGTTTTTCCATTTCACTCCAAGGTTCAACATTTGGAAGCGGTGGATAATTTTCTTCTGTTGAACTGTTGCTGAAAAGATCAAACAGACCCACTTGCCCGTTTTTCTTGTCCTTCTTGGTTTTTTCACCATAGTTCATTGCCATTTCCACCGCTTGCAGAAGCTGTGCTCTATGTCCACAGTTTAAGGAGTCAAACGCACCTGCTTGGATCAAGCTTTCAATTGCTCTTTTATTAACAACTCTTAAATCAACTCTTGCGCAGAAATCAAATAAATTTTTAAATTTGCCCCCCTCGTTTCTAACTCTGATTATTTCATTTACTGCGTTCTCACCAACATTTTTAATTGCACCAAGCCCAAACCTTATTGTTTTCTGATTTATGACCGTGAAATCAAGATTACTTTCATTGACATCTGGAGGTAAAACTTTAATTCCCATCCTTCTACAATCTTCAATAAATTGCACTATTTTATCTGTGTTGTTCAATTCGCTTGACATTGTCGCAGCCATAAATTCAGCAGGAAAATGAGCTTTAAGATACGCAGTCTGATATGCAAGATAGGCGTAGGCAACAGCATGACTTTTATTAAATCCATATGATGCGAATTTTTCAAGCATGTCAAAAATTTCTTCAGCAGTTTTTTTATCAACCCCATTTTTAACAGCGCCGTCAATAAACTCATTTCTTTGTTTTGCCATAAGTTCTTTGTCCTTTTTACCCATGGCTCTTCTCATAAGGTCAGCTTTTGCAAGCGAAAATCCAGCAATCTGATTTGCAATTTGCATCACTTGCTCCTGATAAACAACAATTCCAAATGTTTCTTTTAAAATCGGCTCAAGCTTTGGATGGAGATATTCAATAGGTTTTCGTCCGTGTTTTCGTTCAATGTAATCATCAATCATATTTATTGGACCTGGTCTATAGAGTGCGTTCATCGCAGCAAGGTCATTAATGTTAGTTGGTTTTAACCTCCTTAGGTATTCTTGCATCCCAGAACTTTCAAATTGGAAAACCCCAACTGTTCTACCCTCACCAAGAAGTTGATATGTTTTTTCATCATCAAGTGGTATTTCATCAATGTTTATTTCAATTCCATAATTTTGCTTAACTAGTTTTAATGTGTTAACTATGACGGTAAGCGTTCGTAACCCAAGCATGTCAACTTTTAGAAGCCCGGCTTTCTCAAGATAATCTTTATCATACTGTGTCATCAATTCAGTTTGTGGAGTTTGATAGAGTGGAACATAATCGCTTATGTCCCCGGGTGCGATGACGATCCCTGCAGCATGTGTTGAAGGATGACGATTTAAACCCTCAAGAATAAGTGCGTATTTGACAAGTTCTTTCAATTTAGGATCGGTTGTATTTTTAAGCCATTCAAGTTCAGGTCTCTCAAGCGCTTCATTTAAAGGCAATGGTTTACCCAGCTGAACAGGTATATTTTTCGTAATTGAATCAACTACTTGAAGTGAAATTCCAAGAACCCTTGCAACATCTCTTACCACTGCACGAGATGAAAGAGTTCCAAATGTTATTATCTGCGCAACGGATTTCTCACCATATTTTTTCTTAACATACTCAATCACGAGCTCTCTTTTATCATCCGCAAAATCAATGTCAATGTCCGGCATTGAGACTCGTTCGGGATTCAGAAATCTTTCAAAAAGTAAATCATGCTTTAGGGGGTCAATATTTGTAATTCCAAGTGCATATGAAACTATTGAGCCTGCAGCTGAACCACGCCCTGGACCAACAGCGACTCCCATCTTTCTTGCTTGATTTATAAAATCATGCACAATGAGAAAGTAAGTTGAAAATCCCATCCTTTTAATCACATCAAGTTCATATTTGAGCCTATCTTCAACTTCTCTGGTTATTGTTTTGTATCTTTTCTGCAACCCTTCCCAGGCAAGTTTTTCAAGATATTCATCTGGGGTTTTTACACCAGCGTCTTCCGGAATTGGGAAATGGGGCAGATAATTTTTCCCGAGCTCAATTTCAAGATTACATTTCTCTGCGATTTCAAGCGTTGTTTCAATCGCTTCGGGAAAATCTTTGAATGCTTGATACATCTCCTCAGCTGTTTTGAAATAAACTTGATCTGTTCCATATTTGAGTTGGTAGATGTCCCTGACGGAATTTTTATCTTGAATTGAAATGAAAATGTTGTGAGGAATCGCGTGTTCTTGTTTAATGTAGTGACAATCGTTTGTAGCAACGAGTTTTATCCCTAATTCTTTTGAAAGCCGTGGCATCCCTTGTAAAACAGGTTGTTCTTTATCTATGAAGTGATTTTGAACTTCAAGATAAAAATCATCCCCAAAAATTTCTTTAAATTTTTTAGCCATTTTCTTAGCACCTTCATAATCACCATCAACAAGGTAAGTTGAAACAACACCACCGATGCACGCTGAAAGAGCTACAAGTCCATCTTTATATTTTTCAAGGACTTCAAAATCAATCCTCGGTTTATAGTAAAATCCTTCAGTGTGCCCAATGGTGATTAGTTTTATCAGATTTTTCCAACCAATTTCATTTTTCGCAAGCAAAACGAGATGTTTGTAATGTGTTTTTTTATTTCTCACCGCAAGATCTGATTCTTCATCTTTGCTTCCCTTCGTTTTATCAAATCTTGATCCTTCCGTGACTATGTAAACTTCACTTCCAATAATTGGTTTTATACCTGCTTCCTTTGCTTTAATGTAAAACTCAAGTGCACCGAATAAAACTCCGTGATCGGTTAACGCAACTGCCGACATTTTGTTTTGAACGGCAGATTCAATAATTCCATCAATTGTGCTTATGGCATCAAGAATACTGTAGTGGGAATGATTGTGGAGATGAACAAACTCCGCCATTTATCACCTTTGTTTTTATTTAACAGCTTTGGAAATAGGGACACGAAAATATAAAAAGTAAGTTTTAAAAATTCAAAAATTTAATTCGTAAGTTTGGGAAGGTAAGACAAGTTAAGACAGAGTTTAACACATTGCGCGGGGTTTTTTAATAACAAGCGCCAAATTAATTCGTCTTTTTATTCCTAAAGATAAAAACGAAATTATTTTTGGATCTCGCCTTTTTATTTCGTAAGGTCATAAATTGCAAAATTTGAAATGTAAACAGGTCTATCAAGCGATGAATATCTTGTAATAACTTTTATGATATTAGCTGGTTCATCAAAGGCTCTTGCTTCAAGTATGGCGGTTTTACCATTGATCAAACATTTCAAAGAATTTCCTTTAACTTCAATTATGACCTTGTTCGTTGCATTTATGTCAAGATTTAAAGAAGTTGACACTCTTTCACTTTTGGCTCTGTAATACTCTATCTCTACCTGATTTAGTTCTTTTCCGTAAGCTGTAGCAAAAAGTATAGTAACAGTGCTGTATCCAAGTATAACATCAAATTCAAGGCGATAATTTTGAGGCAATGTTTCAATTGCTGGTTTTGCTTTGAATTCACTTGAAAATATCTTCATCCATCTTTTGCCTTTATATGTTACAACTTCAGCACTTCCAATCTCAACTTCCCATTTAGATGGTGTTTCTCCCTCATTGTATCCTGTGAAATTATCAGAGAAAATTACTACGCCAGATGTTTCAGATTTTGTGGTTGCGGGTTGTTCGGCTTTCTTTTCTTCAGTTTGAGTAGTTTCTTCTTTTTTCTCTTTGCCTTTATACTCACCTTTAAACTTTTCTCTAACTTGTGCATCAAGGGTAGAAAGGGAGAATAAGATAACTAAAATTAAAATTGCCCATTTCATTGTTGCCCTCAAAATTTAGTTTGAAAATTAGTTAAAACTTTATTATGGAGTTGTTCCAAATATGAGATCCCAGAGCGGACTTGAAACACCAAAAGCTCTATCAGGTGCTTTATAATGATGTTGTAAATGATGCTTCCAGAGATAACGGAGTTTATTTTTAGGTGGTTTGAAATGATGAATTGCATAGTGCGTCATATCGTAAATTATGTAGCCCATGACAAAACCCGGGAAAAACGAGAAAGCATAAATTCCAAATGAAAATCTGAAGATGTACCAGAAAATTAAAGCGAGAATTAAACTTGCAGCTGGAGGCATTACAAGTCGTTTCGGGTCATTTGGATATTGATGGTGAACGCCGTGGATCATAAATTGTATTTTAAAGCCAAGAGATGTTTTGGGTTCAAAGTGAAAAACAAATCTATGTAAAAGATATTCAGCAAGCGTCCATGAGAAAACGCCACTTGCAAAAAGTCCAGCGACTGTAAGGGATTTAAAATTTAGTTTATTCAACGAATAGAAAATTAAATATGAAACAATCGGTAGATATATCACAGCTGGGGTTAATGGGTGAGTTTTCGTTAGTGTTTCAAGGAATTTATTTTTAAAAATCGTCGCCGAACCTTTTTTAGGATAAAGATAATCGGGTATTCTGGTAGATGCCCTGACGTATTCAGCCATGTTGTTATGCCCCATATTTTATTTTTGTGAATTTAATTTAAAAAATGCCACAAATAAAAGCAAGCCAAACCCGAAAAGGCATTTAATTTGACTTTTAAATTTTAAAGCATTATATTTACATCGTGGATATTTGATATCCAAAATTAATGGTATAATTTATGATAGTATCAAAGACACTTGATTATGCGGTAAGAACATTGATATACCTTGGCAAGCGACATGGTGGTGGAACAGTTTTGATGAAAGAGATAGCCGAGAAACAGAAGATACCGTTGAGTTATTTAGCTAAGGTTATGAGGCAGCTTGTGAGGGCTGGGATAGTTTTTTCAGAGTACGGACCAAATGGTGGATATTCATTGAAGAAATTGCCGTCAGAGATAACATTGAGGGATGTTTATGAAGCTGTTGAAGGGGAGTTAAGGATGGTTGAGTGTTTTGATGTTCCTGGGTCAGTTTGTGTTTTTACTTCTTGTTGTGGGCAGGCGGATATATGGCATGAGGTTGAGAAAAAATTTATAGATATTCTTGAAGGCATAACCATTCAAGATGTAATTGCACGTGATTGTGTTTATTCAGAAAAATTCTTAACAATAAACAAAAGGGAGAAAAGACATGCCAACACTTGAGGTTAGAGATTTATATGTGAGCGTTGATGGGAAAGAGATTTTGAGAGGGCTTAATTTCGCTGTTAATAAAGGTGAAGTTCATGCGTTGATGGGACCGAATGGCTCTGGGAAAAGCACGCTTGCTTATACAATAATGGGTCATCCAAAATATAAGGTTGAAGGCGGAGATATTTTGTTTGAAGGTAAAAGCATACTTGAGATGAAGCCAGATGAGAGAGCAAAGCTTGGTTTATTTCTTGCATTTCAATATCCTGTTGAGGTTCCTGGGGTTACTCTTTTTAATTTTTTGTGGAAAGCGATACAGGCTAATAATCTTGATCCAAGGGTGGAACGTACATCTTGGTTGCCGAAATCAGTGGTTGATTATAAAAGGGAGTTGATAGATAAAATCAAGAAGTTAAATATGAGTGAGATTTTTGTTTATAGACCTATTGGGGTTGGATTTTCAGGTGGTGAAAAGAAGAGGATGGAAATTTTGCAGATGGCGATGTTAAAGCCAATTATAGCTTTTCTTGATGAACCTGATTCGGGACTTGATATTGATTCTCTTAAGATTGTGGCTGATGTTGTGAATTCAGTGCGTACCCCGGAGCTTGGTATAGTGATGATAACTCATTATCAAAGGATTTTAAATTACATAAAGCCAGATTTTGTGCATATAATGCTTGATGGTAGAATCGTTAAATCTGGTGGACCTGAGATAGTTGAGAAGCTTGAGCAAGAAGGTTATGCTTGGATCAGGGAAACGGCTGCTGAATCAGCAGATTAAAAATAAAAATTAAAATGGAGAAATTAACATGCAAGCAACGGAAAGAAAAATAGATATTGATTATACAAGATATGACTTTAAGGATGAAATAAAATATATTTATCAGGCAAAGCGTGGTTTAAGTAGAGAAGTTGTTGAGGAAATCTCATATTGGAAAAATGAACCTGAGTGGATGCGGCAGTTTAGATTGCATTCGCTTGATGTTTTTCTCAAAAAGCCGATGCCGACCTGGGGAGCTGATCTTTCCGAGATAAATTTTGATGAATATATTTATTACATAAAGCCGACGGATAGAAAGGGCAAATCCTGGGATGAGGTCCCAGAGAAGATAAGGCAGACATTTGAACGGCTCGGGATACCTGAGGCTGAGAGAAAATTCCTTGCAGGGGTTGGAGCCCAATATGAATCCGAGGTTGTATATCACAGCCTGCGTGAGGATTTGATGAAAAAAGGTGTGATTTTTACAGATATGGATACTGCGGTTAGAGAATATCCTGATATAGTGAGAAAGTATTTTGGCACGGTTGTGCCACCTGAAGATAATAAATTTGCAGCTCTTAACAGTGCGGTCTGGAGTGGTGGAAGTTTTGTTTATGTTCCGAAGGGTGTTAAGGTTGATTTTCCGCTTCAAGCGTATTTTAGGATAAATGCAGAAAGCGTTGGGCAATTTGAAAGAACGCTTATCATTGCGGAGGAAGGCGCAAGTGTTCATTACATTGAGGGTTGTACAGCTCCTATTTATAGAGAAGATTCACTTCACAGTGCTGTAGTTGAGATCATAGCCCTTCCCGGTTCCCATGTCAGATACACGACTGTTCAAAACTGGTCAAAGAATGTTTATAATCTTGTTACGAAGAGAGCAGTTGCTTACGAGGGAGCTTTCGTTGAGTGGGTTGATGGGAATTTGGGTAGCAAGGTGACGATGAAATATCCAGCGGTTTATCTTCTTGGTAAAGGTGCTAAGGCGGAAATTCTTTCAATTGCTTATGCAGGTGCAGGGCAACATCAAGATACAGGGGCAAAGGTAATTCATGTGGCTCCTTATACAACGAGCAACATCGTTTCAAAATCAATAAGCAAAGATGGAGGTAGAACAAGTTATAGAGGTCTTGTTAAGGTGCAAAAGGGAGCAATTGGTGTTAAGTCAACAGTTAGGTGTGACGCTTTGATGCTTGATGAGTTCTCAAGGTCTGATACTTATCCTTATATGGAGATAGAGGAGGAACTTGTAAGTATCGGTCATGAGGCAACCGTTGGCAAGATAAGTGAAGATCAACTTTTTTATCTTATGAGCAGAGGATTGACCGAAAGTGAGGCATTGACACTTGTTGTTCTTGGTTTCATTGAACCATTTGCGAAGGAGTTACCGCTTGATTATGCTATTGAACTTAACAAACTTATAAAACTTGAGATGGAAGGAGCGATTGGCTAAATAAAAATTTCGGAGGTGAGTGAAATGCCATTTTTCATAGTTCAACATAGACATGAAGCAAATAATTGCCCTGCAAGAAATCCAGAACTTGGGCAAATTCTTCTTAAACATCTTGCTTCTGCAGGGGATTATAAAGTTGAAATTAAATCCGAAGGTGTTGTTGATGGATCACATAGATTATTCTTGTTCATTGAGTCGGAGAGCCGTGAGAATGTTGAAAATTTCATGAAACCATTTTCTCAATTTGGTGAGGTTGAGATTTTATCTGCTTCGCTTTGCGAATCCGTCGTCCAAAGAGGCGGTTGCTAATTTTTTCAAAATTTTTTAACTTTAACCGAAAACTAATTTGCTGGAGATAGAGTAAATGTCAGAAATTGTATTGCCGAATTGTTTAGCCCATGAAACAATAGATAAACTTTCAACCCAGAGAAACGAACCCCTTTGGTTTCGGGAAAGGCGAAATCAGGCTTTTGAAATTTTAGATGAATTAAACCTGCCCGAATCAAAATATACGAAAATAAAAGGATTCAAAGCAGAAGTTTTAAATCCATTTCTTGTCGGTAACCCTGATAAAGTTCTTTTTGATGTAGGTAAACTTGACATCTTCATCGTTCAGGCGAATACATCCACAAAGTATAAAATTTCGCCTGAATATCGTGATAAAATTATTCTGATGCCACTTGTAGAGGCACTTGGTAAATAT
Above is a window of Candidatus Kryptobacter tengchongensis DNA encoding:
- a CDS encoding Fe-S cluster assembly protein SufB — encoded protein: MQATERKIDIDYTRYDFKDEIKYIYQAKRGLSREVVEEISYWKNEPEWMRQFRLHSLDVFLKKPMPTWGADLSEINFDEYIYYIKPTDRKGKSWDEVPEKIRQTFERLGIPEAERKFLAGVGAQYESEVVYHSLREDLMKKGVIFTDMDTAVREYPDIVRKYFGTVVPPEDNKFAALNSAVWSGGSFVYVPKGVKVDFPLQAYFRINAESVGQFERTLIIAEEGASVHYIEGCTAPIYREDSLHSAVVEIIALPGSHVRYTTVQNWSKNVYNLVTKRAVAYEGAFVEWVDGNLGSKVTMKYPAVYLLGKGAKAEILSIAYAGAGQHQDTGAKVIHVAPYTTSNIVSKSISKDGGRTSYRGLVKVQKGAIGVKSTVRCDALMLDEFSRSDTYPYMEIEEELVSIGHEATVGKISEDQLFYLMSRGLTESEALTLVVLGFIEPFAKELPLDYAIELNKLIKLEMEGAIG